DNA from Delphinus delphis chromosome 8, mDelDel1.2, whole genome shotgun sequence:
GTACACCTGCCTAGTGGCCTTGAAAAGTCAGGTTGGCACCTCTCAgggaggaagtggaggaggaggggcccAATTCCCGCCTCCAGAGTGAGCTGGAGTGAATCAGAGACCTCAtccatcctctccctccttcgGGGATGCTGAACCCCTGCGGGAAACGCAGAAAAGGGCCATTGCCACTTTAAATGACTCAGGAAGTGAAAACGGGCCGCCTGACGGGGACAGGGAAAGTGGAACCGGGGCGGCGCGGGGGCCGGCGGCACCGCGCTCGCCGGGGCAGCGGGGGGCCGAGCGGGCGGCGCGGCGCAGGGGCCGACGGGGGCGCTGGGCGGCTGCGCCGGAAGTGCCCAGAACGCCGGAGGAAGCACAGCGGCCGCCAGGCTGCCGAGCCGGCGGCGAGGCCCTGTGCTCCTGGGCTGGGTGCAGACTGCTGGGAACAGGCGGCAGCGGCGCCGAGGCTGCGGGACACGGCGCGGCCAGTCTGCGGGACGGGCCCCAGGTGGAGAGGAGGACGCGAGGAGGCCGCGCCGAGGCCAGGCAGCGAGCTCTGAAGCCCGGAGACCCGGGCCGCGGCACAGCTCCCACATGGCCTCCGGAGGGGGCGCGGCCTTCGAGGAGCTGCCGCCCGACGGCACGTGTGATGAGTGCGAGCCAGACGAGGCTCCGGGAGCCGAGGAAGTGTGCCAGGAATGCGGCTTCTGCTACTGCCGCCGCCACGCGGAGGCGCACGGGCAGAAGTTCCCCAGGCACCACCTGGCCGAGTACGTCCACGGAGCCGCCCAGGCCTGGACCCCGGGAGCCCGGGGGGATGGGGCGGGAGAGGAAGAAGTCGAGGCCCAGGTAGAGAACGAGAAGGCCCTAGAAAGCGAGGCGGGGGAAGAGAGCGAGTCCGAGGAAGACTGTGAGTCCGAAGAAGAGAGTCAGACGGAGGAGGAGAGCGAAGACGAGAGTGAGGAAGACAGTGAGGAAGACAGTGAGGAAGAAATGGAGGATGAGCAAGAGAGTGAAGCAGAGGAAGACAACCAGGAGGAAGGAGAATCGGAAGcggagggagaaactgaggcagaaagcgAATTTGACCCAGAAATAGAAATGGAAGCGGAGAGAGTGGCCAAGAGGAAGTGTCCGGACCATGGGCTCGATTTGAGTACCTATTGCCAGGAAGATAAGCAGCTCATCTGTGTCCTGTGCCCAGTCATTGGGGCACATCAGGGCCACCAGCTCTCCACCCTAGACGAAGCCTTCGAAGAACTAAGAGTAAGTATTGGTCATTCAGAGCATAGGCCAGGAGGTCAGGACACCTGGGTTTCAACCCAGGGGGCCTCCCTGTGGCCACATTAACTTTCACCATGTCCCTAAAAAGCTGGTCTGTTCATCTTGTTGGGAGCAGTGATTATTGACTCTCTTTGATTGACGTCCTTTGAGAGTAAGATGAAAGTTCTGGACTCTGAccctagaaaaataaatg
Protein-coding regions in this window:
- the TRIM44 gene encoding tripartite motif-containing protein 44 isoform X1, which gives rise to MASGGGAAFEELPPDGTCDECEPDEAPGAEEVCQECGFCYCRRHAEAHGQKFPRHHLAEYVHGAAQAWTPGARGDGAGEEEVEAQVENEKALESEAGEESESEEDCESEEESQTEEESEDESEEDSEEDSEEEMEDEQESEAEEDNQEEGESEAEGETEAESEFDPEIEMEAERVAKRKCPDHGLDLSTYCQEDKQLICVLCPVIGAHQGHQLSTLDEAFEELRSKDSGGLKAAMIELVERLKFKSSDPKVTRDQMKVFIQQEFKKVQKVIADEEQKALHLVDIQEAMATAHVTEILADIQSHMDRLMTQMAQAKEQLDTSNESAEPKAEGDEEGPRESEKISQLLTHLNQYPEQSYTAWCQ
- the TRIM44 gene encoding tripartite motif-containing protein 44 isoform X2; this translates as MASGGGAAFEELPPDGTCDECEPDEAPGAEEVCQECGFCYCRRHAEAHGQKFPRHHLAEYVHGAAQAWTPGARGDGAGEEEVEAQVENEKALESEAGEESESEEDCESEEESQTEEESEDESEEDSEEDSEEEMEDEQESEAEEDNQEEGESEAEGETEAESEFDPEIEMEAERVAKRKCPDHGLDLSTYCQEDKQLICVLCPVIGAHQGHQLSTLDEAFEELRSKDSGGLKAAMIELVERLKFKSSDPKVTRDQMKVFIQQEFKKVQKVIADEEQKALHLVDIQEAMATAHVTEILADIQSHMDRLMTQMAQAKEQLDTSNESAEPKAEGDEEGPRESEKISQLLTHLNQYPEQSYTAVS
- the TRIM44 gene encoding tripartite motif-containing protein 44 isoform X4, which codes for MASGGGAAFEELPPDGTCDECEPDEAPGAEEVCQECGFCYCRRHAEAHGQKFPRHHLAEYVHGAAQAWTPGARGDGAGEEEVEAQVENEKALESEAGEESESEEDCESEEESQTEEESEDESEEDSEEDSEEEMEDEQESEAEEDNQEEGESEAEGETEAESEFDPEIEMEAERVAKRKCPDHGLDLSTYCQEDKQLICVLCPVIGAHQGHQLSTLDEAFEELRSKDSGGLKAAMIELVERLKFKSSDPKVTRDQMKVFIQQEFKKVQKVIADEEQKALHLVDIQEAMATAHVTEILADIQSHMDRLMTQMAQAKEQLDTSNESAEPKAEGDEEGPSGASEEEDT
- the TRIM44 gene encoding tripartite motif-containing protein 44 isoform X3 encodes the protein MASGGGAAFEELPPDGTCDECEPDEAPGAEEVCQECGFCYCRRHAEAHGQKFPRHHLAEYVHGAAQAWTPGARGDGAGEEEVEAQVENEKALESEAGEESESEEDCESEEESQTEEESEDESEEDSEEDSEEEMEDEQESEAEEDNQEEGESEAEGETEAESEFDPEIEMEAERVAKRKCPDHGLDLSTYCQEDKQLICVLCPVIGAHQGHQLSTLDEAFEELRSKDSGGLKAAMIELVERLKFKSSDPKVTRDQMKVFIQQEFKKVQKVIADEEQKALHLVDIQEAMATAHVTEILADIQSHMDRLMTQMAQAKEQLDTSNESAEPKAEGDEEGPSGHGGAQHSVCQKFP